A genomic region of Campylobacter corcagiensis contains the following coding sequences:
- a CDS encoding DNA polymerase III subunit gamma/tau, with protein sequence MSEVLALKYRPKNFSELIGQESVSKSLSYALDSGRIGHAYLFSGLRGSGKTSSARILAKALLCEKGVSSKPCEVCDSCKMANAGTHFDIIEMDAASRRKIDDIRELIERTHSAPALGKFKVFIIDEVHMLTKEAANAFLKTLEEPLEHVKFILATTDPLKLPATILSRTQHFRFKAISPNLVVSHLKNILNLEGINFEDEALNLIARSGSGSLRDSITLLDQAINFTGGEVRADRVADMLGLLDPARIDEILSIVVNQDRDALIDILKELEAYDAQTIIEQLITNLRDKFLAKNPKFSTLMYERFFRILSEAKSMLGSDDSFTLAMTLFMMMEALNLKEIDAEILEIQKASVKTHEISPKPQSIKNSLNSPDQRDFEQTLKPEKPAPNEDYERYIRALYDRNYDLGECFKEAIEFVKFENNTLFVISHAKGKNREILRKSSRAIMAVLRATFGDDANINISQPKDDATKNLEKTEPKQNFDISSDLKNLKDIKNSLVKDDKSDIKAKNSEILNELKSTNTYTINEDEKKLKELNRLFGEPKIES encoded by the coding sequence ATGAGTGAAGTTTTAGCCCTTAAATATCGCCCTAAAAATTTTAGCGAACTAATCGGTCAAGAAAGCGTATCTAAAAGTCTTAGCTACGCTCTTGATAGTGGAAGAATAGGTCATGCTTATCTTTTTAGCGGGTTAAGGGGAAGTGGAAAAACATCAAGTGCTAGGATTTTAGCTAAGGCTTTGCTTTGTGAAAAAGGCGTAAGTAGCAAACCTTGCGAAGTTTGTGATAGCTGTAAGATGGCAAATGCTGGAACTCACTTTGATATCATTGAGATGGACGCTGCTAGCAGGCGTAAGATTGACGACATAAGAGAGTTAATCGAGCGAACTCACTCGGCACCAGCTCTTGGTAAATTTAAAGTGTTTATAATTGATGAGGTTCATATGCTCACAAAAGAGGCGGCAAATGCCTTTTTAAAGACCCTAGAAGAGCCTTTAGAACATGTCAAATTTATACTTGCTACAACTGATCCTTTAAAGCTTCCAGCGACAATCTTATCAAGAACGCAACACTTTAGATTTAAAGCAATATCTCCAAATTTAGTGGTATCTCACCTTAAAAATATCCTAAATTTAGAAGGTATAAATTTTGAAGATGAAGCTTTAAATTTAATAGCAAGAAGCGGTTCAGGCTCTCTTAGAGATAGTATAACACTGCTTGATCAAGCCATAAATTTCACAGGTGGAGAAGTAAGAGCTGATAGAGTAGCTGATATGCTAGGACTTCTTGATCCAGCAAGGATAGATGAAATTTTAAGCATTGTTGTAAATCAAGATAGAGACGCTTTGATTGATATCTTAAAAGAGCTTGAAGCTTACGATGCACAAACGATAATTGAACAACTCATAACAAATCTAAGAGATAAATTTTTAGCTAAAAATCCAAAATTTAGCACTCTTATGTATGAGAGGTTTTTTAGGATACTAAGCGAGGCTAAATCGATGCTTGGAAGCGATGATAGCTTTACTTTGGCTATGACTTTATTTATGATGATGGAAGCTCTTAATTTAAAAGAGATAGATGCTGAGATTTTAGAGATACAAAAAGCCAGTGTAAAAACTCATGAAATTTCGCCTAAGCCACAATCAATTAAAAATAGTTTAAACTCACCAGATCAAAGAGATTTTGAGCAAACTTTAAAGCCTGAAAAACCAGCCCCAAATGAAGATTATGAAAGATATATAAGAGCTTTGTATGATAGAAACTACGATCTTGGGGAGTGTTTTAAAGAAGCAATAGAATTTGTTAAATTTGAAAACAACACTCTTTTTGTAATCTCTCACGCCAAAGGCAAAAACCGTGAAATTTTAAGAAAATCATCAAGAGCAATTATGGCGGTTTTAAGAGCTACTTTTGGAGATGATGCTAATATAAATATCTCTCAGCCAAAAGATGATGCAACTAAGAATTTAGAAAAAACAGAGCCAAAACAAAATTTTGATATCTCTAGTGACTTAAAAAATTTAAAAGATATCAAAAACTCTCTTGTTAAAGATGATAAAAGTGACATAAAAGCTAAAAATAGTGAAATTTTAAATGAGTTAAAAAGCACAAACACATACACTATAAATGAAGATGAAAAAAAGCTAAAAGAGCTTAATAGATTATTTGGTGAGCCAAAAATTGAGAGCTAA
- the rho gene encoding transcription termination factor Rho, with protein sequence MENKKQHSRTHIPVDGHKIEELRALETDDLVAIADEMGIENPSSFRRQELVFEILKTQTKNGGFILFTGILEITNEGYGFLRGLDSSITDSINDAYVSLSQIRKFALRVGDIVTGQVREPKDQEKYYALLKIEAINYKTIEEARARPLFDNLTPLFPVEQLKLEYDPMKLTGRVLDLFTPIGKGQRGLIVAPPKSGKTELMKELAHGIARNHPEVELMVLLVDERPEEVTDMQRCVKGEVFSSTFDEPAINHVRVAELVIEKAKRSVEMKKDVVILLDSITRLARAYNTVTPSSGKVLSGGVDANALHKPKRFFGAARNIEEGGSLTIVATALIDTGSRMDEVIFEEFKGTGNSEILLDRDISEKRIYPAINIIRSSTRKEELLQSPDILQKVWALRSAIGTMDGVEALKFLYSKMLKTKNNEEFLSIMNE encoded by the coding sequence ATGGAAAATAAAAAACAACATAGCAGAACTCACATTCCTGTAGATGGACATAAGATTGAAGAATTAAGAGCATTAGAAACTGATGATTTAGTAGCTATAGCCGATGAAATGGGTATAGAAAATCCAAGCAGTTTTCGCCGTCAAGAGCTAGTTTTTGAGATTTTAAAGACTCAAACAAAAAACGGTGGATTTATACTTTTTACAGGAATTTTAGAGATAACAAACGAGGGATATGGCTTTTTAAGGGGGCTTGACTCAAGTATAACCGACTCTATAAATGATGCTTATGTGAGCCTTTCTCAAATTCGTAAATTTGCTTTAAGAGTTGGCGATATAGTCACAGGCCAGGTTAGAGAACCAAAAGATCAAGAAAAGTACTACGCACTTTTAAAAATAGAAGCTATTAACTATAAAACCATAGAAGAAGCAAGAGCAAGACCTCTTTTTGATAACTTAACACCGCTTTTTCCAGTTGAACAGCTTAAACTTGAGTATGATCCTATGAAATTAACAGGAAGGGTTCTTGATCTTTTTACTCCGATAGGAAAAGGTCAAAGAGGACTTATCGTAGCTCCACCAAAAAGTGGTAAAACCGAACTCATGAAGGAGTTGGCTCACGGAATTGCGAGAAATCATCCAGAAGTTGAGCTTATGGTGTTACTTGTTGATGAGAGACCAGAAGAGGTTACTGATATGCAGCGCTGTGTAAAAGGTGAGGTTTTTAGTTCTACTTTTGATGAGCCGGCGATTAATCATGTAAGAGTTGCAGAACTTGTTATAGAAAAGGCTAAACGTTCTGTTGAGATGAAAAAAGATGTTGTGATTTTACTTGATAGTATAACTCGTCTTGCAAGAGCTTATAATACAGTAACACCAAGTAGTGGCAAGGTTTTAAGTGGTGGTGTTGATGCAAACGCTCTTCATAAACCAAAAAGATTTTTTGGTGCAGCAAGAAATATCGAAGAAGGTGGAAGCTTGACAATCGTAGCAACTGCTTTAATTGATACTGGATCAAGAATGGATGAGGTTATATTTGAAGAGTTTAAAGGTACTGGAAATAGTGAAATTTTACTTGATCGCGATATTAGTGAAAAAAGAATTTACCCAGCTATAAATATCATAAGAAGTAGCACTAGAAAAGAAGAGCTTTTACAATCTCCTGATATCTTACAAAAAGTTTGGGCACTTCGTTCAGCAATAGGAACTATGGATGGGGTTGAAGCACTTAAATTTTTATACTCTAAAATGCTTAAAACAAAAAATAATGAAGAGTTTTTATCTATAATGAATGAGTAG
- a CDS encoding heavy metal translocating P-type ATPase → MEKCSHCNLEFENLQSDANGNKFCCNGCKQVFYLLNSAGFSEFYDRRGDISLTPVGETKALKEAKTIYENYVQTTKDGFSEIHIIIDGIHCTACVWLNEKVLINKDGILDVNINASTNKASIIWDDSQIKLPEIFNTIMAIGYKAIPYDANRANERYNAKRREYYSRLLVGVFVTMNIMWIAVALYGGYFSGMSRDIKDILHFTEFLLATPVLFYTGASFFKGAKTSLKTKVPNMDLLIVVGTLTTYLYSVYAMLSRSGEVYFESVVMLITFVFAGRYAEFISKKRANDSLDRLSNFIISDVKVKNGENFESISANLVKKGDTVLINSGDKILVDAVVKSGQASFDYSSLTGESMPVFKQAGDEITSGAVCINGSIECVASTNFKSSFLNKIINLLENAPLKKPKLENLTTKISAIFSSVILVLGAISFTLWFLITGNFERSMVIAVSVLIVACPCALGLATPVATLVGLGVGLKKGIVFKEARFLEEINSCKNVVFDKTGTLTKGNLKVKKSEISPKCDLNLLVNLLKKSNHPVSVAVLKSLNFKANDISFDEFNEILGKGVSAKFQGKNIKAGSAKFVGKPNNQSETTSYHFSFDGEILASFYLEDEIKDEANSVIKELKKLGFNIYLLSGDSENVVKKVAINLGIKNFRSNFSPLQKAEFIEDLKGVIMVGDGINDASALSLANVGIAMGSGANISIEKSDVVLLKDDLQSLKESILISKKSMRVVKENLLISFFYNAITIPIAMAGLMLPMIAAISMSLSSIIVVLNSLKIRRKFK, encoded by the coding sequence ATGGAAAAGTGCTCACACTGTAACTTAGAATTTGAAAATTTACAAAGCGATGCAAATGGCAATAAATTTTGTTGTAATGGCTGTAAGCAGGTATTTTATCTCTTAAATAGTGCTGGATTTAGTGAGTTTTATGATAGGCGTGGGGATATATCATTAACGCCTGTTGGAGAGACTAAGGCTTTAAAAGAAGCAAAAACAATATATGAAAACTATGTTCAAACTACAAAAGATGGTTTTAGTGAAATTCATATCATTATTGATGGCATTCACTGCACAGCTTGTGTGTGGCTAAATGAGAAGGTTTTGATTAATAAAGATGGAATTTTAGATGTAAACATTAACGCTTCAACTAATAAAGCAAGTATTATCTGGGATGATTCACAAATAAAACTACCTGAAATTTTCAATACCATTATGGCTATAGGATATAAAGCTATACCATATGATGCAAATCGTGCCAATGAACGCTATAACGCAAAAAGAAGAGAGTATTACTCAAGACTTTTAGTTGGTGTTTTTGTCACAATGAACATTATGTGGATAGCTGTTGCTTTATATGGCGGATATTTTAGTGGAATGTCAAGAGATATCAAAGATATACTTCATTTTACTGAGTTTTTATTAGCCACTCCTGTGCTTTTTTATACCGGTGCTAGTTTTTTTAAAGGCGCAAAAACTTCGCTTAAAACAAAAGTGCCAAATATGGATCTTTTAATCGTAGTTGGAACACTTACAACTTATCTTTACTCAGTGTATGCGATGCTTAGTAGAAGTGGTGAAGTTTACTTTGAATCTGTTGTTATGCTTATAACATTTGTATTTGCTGGAAGATACGCTGAGTTTATCAGTAAAAAAAGAGCTAATGACTCACTTGATAGGCTTTCAAATTTTATAATTAGTGATGTTAAAGTAAAAAACGGGGAAAATTTTGAAAGTATCAGTGCAAATTTAGTAAAAAAAGGTGATACTGTCTTAATAAATAGTGGCGATAAAATTTTAGTTGATGCAGTTGTAAAAAGCGGTCAAGCTAGTTTTGATTACTCAAGCTTAACTGGGGAGAGTATGCCTGTTTTTAAACAAGCAGGAGATGAAATAACAAGTGGTGCTGTGTGTATAAATGGCAGCATAGAGTGCGTTGCTAGTACAAATTTTAAAAGCTCATTTTTAAACAAAATCATAAATTTACTAGAAAATGCACCACTTAAAAAGCCAAAACTTGAGAATTTAACAACTAAAATTTCAGCTATTTTTTCAAGTGTTATCTTAGTTCTTGGCGCTATTAGTTTTACTTTGTGGTTTTTAATAACTGGAAATTTTGAACGCTCAATGGTTATAGCAGTTAGTGTTTTGATAGTTGCGTGTCCTTGTGCTTTAGGACTTGCAACGCCTGTGGCAACTCTTGTTGGGCTTGGAGTGGGGCTTAAAAAAGGCATTGTTTTTAAAGAAGCTAGGTTTTTAGAAGAGATAAACAGTTGCAAAAATGTTGTATTTGATAAAACTGGAACCTTAACAAAAGGAAATTTAAAGGTTAAAAAAAGTGAAATTTCGCCAAAATGCGATCTAAATTTATTAGTAAATTTACTTAAAAAATCCAACCATCCTGTAAGTGTAGCTGTTTTAAAAAGCTTAAATTTTAAAGCAAATGATATCAGTTTTGATGAATTTAATGAAATTTTAGGAAAAGGTGTGAGTGCTAAATTTCAAGGTAAAAACATAAAAGCTGGAAGTGCTAAATTTGTTGGTAAGCCTAATAATCAAAGCGAAACGACTAGCTATCATTTTAGCTTTGATGGTGAAATTTTAGCAAGTTTTTATCTAGAAGATGAGATAAAAGATGAAGCAAATAGTGTAATAAAAGAGCTTAAAAAGCTAGGATTTAATATCTATCTTTTAAGTGGTGATAGTGAAAATGTTGTAAAAAAAGTGGCTATAAATTTAGGTATAAAAAACTTTAGATCAAATTTTAGCCCGCTACAAAAGGCTGAATTTATAGAAGATTTAAAAGGGGTGATAATGGTAGGAGATGGGATAAATGATGCAAGTGCCTTATCACTTGCAAATGTTGGTATAGCGATGGGAAGTGGCGCAAATATAAGCATCGAAAAAAGCGATGTTGTGCTTTTAAAGGATGATTTACAAAGCCTAAAAGAGAGTATTTTAATATCTAAAAAATCAATGAGAGTGGTTAAAGAAAATCTTTTAATATCGTTTTTTTATAATGCTATTACAATTCCAATAGCCATGGCTGGGCTAATGCTACCGATGATAGCGGCTATTTCTATGAGTTTAAGTTCAATAATTGTAGTCCTAAATAGCCTAAAAATAAGGAGGAAATTTAAATGA
- a CDS encoding HP0268 family nuclease — translation MELKIARKELNSAPKGISLENIESEVKKSGQKIYYFDRENSHKDLIALIEHFETKGMSAYLRTVKYGLDESEYMYEVHIL, via the coding sequence ATGGAGTTAAAGATAGCAAGAAAAGAACTAAACAGCGCTCCTAAGGGCATAAGTTTAGAAAATATTGAGAGTGAAGTTAAAAAAAGCGGACAAAAAATTTATTACTTTGATAGAGAGAATTCCCACAAAGATTTAATCGCTTTGATTGAGCACTTTGAAACAAAAGGAATGAGTGCTTATTTAAGAACTGTAAAATACGGTCTTGATGAGAGTGAGTATATGTATGAGGTTCATATACTTTGA
- a CDS encoding SIMPL domain-containing protein gives MKKFIVFFIFFSSLLGTEVTVYAEDEITLAPDSMVVNLQISSTANTLSDAKAKNDEMSSKLYNYLADNNISKDSTRVVSTNLYTDDNYDSNGTIVAKSYRATKFIAINLAKNSDEILNNIIDMGVSYADIGYKNSEISAYKQKSLENALNLAIIKAKKLAKSINKDVSSIVKIEEIPAENLFYGAKSSGIDNPVILVKSKVKLKVLLKDE, from the coding sequence ATGAAAAAATTTATAGTTTTTTTTATCTTTTTTAGCTCTCTTCTTGGAACTGAAGTTACTGTTTACGCAGAAGATGAGATAACTCTTGCTCCTGATAGTATGGTAGTAAATTTACAAATTTCCTCAACTGCTAATACTTTAAGTGATGCAAAAGCTAAAAACGATGAGATGTCATCTAAGCTATATAACTACTTAGCTGATAATAATATCTCAAAAGATAGCACAAGAGTTGTTAGTACAAATTTATACACAGATGATAATTATGACAGTAATGGAACAATAGTTGCTAAAAGTTATAGAGCAACTAAATTTATAGCCATAAATTTAGCAAAAAATAGCGATGAAATTTTAAATAACATTATAGATATGGGTGTAAGTTACGCAGATATTGGATATAAAAATAGTGAAATTTCAGCCTATAAACAAAAAAGCTTAGAAAATGCTCTAAATTTAGCCATTATAAAAGCTAAAAAATTAGCAAAAAGTATAAATAAAGATGTTTCTAGCATTGTTAAAATAGAAGAAATTCCAGCTGAAAATCTCTTTTATGGTGCAAAATCAAGTGGCATAGATAACCCAGTTATCTTAGTTAAATCAAAAGTAAAATTAAAGGTTTTGCTAAAAGATGAGTGA
- a CDS encoding c-type cytochrome, which translates to MKKSLLVSLALAACVTLGFAEDNATEANATAEVASADFSGDVEKGAVVFKKCVACHGAKAEKSYLNKIPVLTTLDPNGMVENMKKYKAGELNLFKMGAVMKGQMASLSEEDMQNVVAYIMTLK; encoded by the coding sequence ATGAAAAAAAGTTTATTAGTATCATTAGCACTTGCAGCTTGTGTAACACTTGGTTTTGCTGAGGATAATGCTACAGAAGCAAACGCAACAGCTGAAGTTGCATCAGCTGATTTTTCAGGAGATGTAGAAAAAGGTGCAGTTGTATTTAAAAAATGTGTTGCCTGTCATGGTGCAAAAGCTGAGAAATCATATCTAAATAAGATTCCAGTACTTACAACTCTTGATCCAAATGGAATGGTTGAGAATATGAAAAAATATAAGGCTGGTGAGCTTAATCTATTTAAAATGGGTGCAGTTATGAAAGGTCAAATGGCTAGTCTATCTGAAGAAGATATGCAAAATGTTGTTGCTTATATAATGACTTTAAAATAA
- the ccoS gene encoding cbb3-type cytochrome oxidase assembly protein CcoS, producing the protein MSGILALMILVSLTVGVLLLVALLWGIKSGQFEDYSKFLDGTKFDSEEALNDAIKMEEKRKQAKSKKSDRYELPD; encoded by the coding sequence ATGAGTGGAATTTTGGCTTTGATGATTTTAGTATCTCTTACGGTTGGGGTGCTACTTTTAGTAGCACTTCTTTGGGGGATAAAAAGCGGTCAGTTTGAAGACTACTCTAAATTTTTAGATGGAACTAAATTTGACAGCGAAGAAGCACTAAATGATGCTATCAAAATGGAAGAGAAACGAAAACAAGCTAAAAGCAAAAAGAGTGATAGATATGAGTTGCCAGACTAA
- the putP gene encoding sodium/proline symporter PutP yields MSFYTYLAIALYFAILIYIGKRNFKKEASVDEYLLDNRRLGPFMTALSAGASDMSGWMLLGLPGAIYLSGISEAWIAIGLSIGAWANYKFLAKRLRIYTEVSKNSSTIPDFLENRFRDRTKILRLISATIIVFFFTLYVSSGIIAGGKTFESFFGLNFAYGAIFTLLVVVFYTFFGGFKAVCQTDVFQGLLMLCILILIPLVAYFQIDGSIFSEINRYDNELKTNHLSLFEGQTFFGTLGLLAWGLGYFGQPHIIVRFMAIRDANELKEARRIGILWMVLGLMCACFSGLIGFVYFNQQGSPLNDPETVFLKLGDTLFHPFIIGVIISAVLAAIMSTISSQLLVSASSATKDFLFEFFKKDLSEKEKTMFSRIFVIVIAMVSTLVAFILDDTVLKVVGYAWAGFGASFGPVLLFSLYSSKTTAMSAIVGMIVGGLTVILWIVFGLSSYIYELLPGFLLSSLAIWLVNLVNSMHDKQSLARSRRVLKEFEYMKKRI; encoded by the coding sequence ATGAGCTTTTATACATATTTAGCAATTGCACTTTATTTTGCTATTCTTATCTATATAGGTAAACGAAATTTCAAAAAAGAAGCAAGTGTTGATGAGTATTTGCTTGATAACAGAAGGCTAGGTCCTTTCATGACTGCTCTTTCAGCAGGTGCTTCAGATATGAGCGGATGGATGCTGCTTGGACTTCCAGGGGCTATTTATCTAAGTGGAATTTCAGAAGCTTGGATAGCTATAGGTTTAAGTATCGGAGCGTGGGCAAATTATAAATTTTTAGCAAAACGCCTAAGAATTTATACAGAAGTTTCTAAAAATAGCTCTACAATTCCTGATTTTTTAGAAAATCGCTTTCGAGATAGGACAAAAATTTTACGCCTTATATCAGCAACTATCATAGTCTTTTTCTTCACTCTTTATGTAAGCAGCGGAATAATAGCAGGTGGTAAAACTTTTGAGAGCTTTTTTGGACTAAATTTTGCTTATGGGGCGATATTTACGCTATTGGTTGTGGTTTTTTATACATTTTTTGGCGGGTTTAAAGCAGTGTGTCAAACTGATGTTTTTCAAGGGCTTTTGATGCTTTGTATACTCATTTTAATACCTCTTGTTGCATATTTTCAAATTGATGGATCAATATTTAGTGAGATTAACAGATACGATAATGAGCTTAAAACTAACCACTTAAGCCTTTTTGAAGGGCAAACTTTTTTTGGAACTTTAGGGCTTTTAGCTTGGGGGCTTGGGTATTTTGGACAGCCTCATATCATCGTAAGATTTATGGCTATAAGAGATGCTAATGAACTAAAAGAAGCTAGAAGGATAGGAATTTTGTGGATGGTTTTAGGGCTAATGTGCGCTTGCTTTAGTGGGCTAATTGGCTTTGTGTATTTTAATCAACAAGGATCGCCTTTAAATGACCCTGAGACTGTATTTTTAAAGCTAGGCGATACACTCTTTCATCCTTTTATCATAGGCGTTATCATCTCAGCTGTTTTAGCAGCCATAATGAGTACTATCTCAAGTCAGCTTTTAGTATCGGCAAGTTCTGCAACAAAAGACTTTTTATTTGAGTTTTTCAAAAAAGATCTAAGCGAAAAGGAAAAAACCATGTTTAGTAGAATTTTTGTAATAGTTATAGCTATGGTTTCAACTTTAGTTGCTTTTATTCTTGATGATACAGTTTTAAAAGTTGTTGGATATGCGTGGGCTGGGTTTGGTGCTAGTTTTGGTCCTGTGCTTCTGTTTTCGCTTTATTCAAGCAAAACTACAGCAATGTCAGCTATAGTTGGTATGATAGTTGGCGGTCTTACGGTTATATTATGGATAGTTTTTGGGCTAAGTAGTTATATTTATGAGCTACTTCCTGGATTTTTGCTATCAAGTCTTGCTATTTGGCTAGTAAATTTAGTAAACTCAATGCACGATAAACAAAGTCTTGCTCGCTCAAGACGGGTCTTAAAAGAGTTTGAGTATATGAAAAAAAGAATTTAA
- the miaB gene encoding tRNA (N6-isopentenyl adenosine(37)-C2)-methylthiotransferase MiaB — MKENLKEKLLYIQTLGCAMNVRDSEHIIAELKDENYKLTDDITQADLILINTCSVREKPVHKLFSEIGGFEKNKKVGAKIGVLGCTASHLGKDIIKRAPYVDFVLGARNTSKIKQALKTTKFVSTDINYDDSEYAFKEFRSSPYKAFVNITIGCDKKCTYCIVPQTRGDEISIPLNLILAEVEKAAKNGAKEIFLLGQNVNNYGRRFSNSHEKVDFSDLLNRVSGISGVERIRFTSPHPLHMDDKFLDTFVNNPKICKSMHMPLQSGSSEILKAMKRGYTKEWFLDRALKLRKLCPEVSISTDIIVAYPGESDEDFADTMDVIEQVKFEQIFSFKFSPRPLTFAANLEMIDDEIASKRLTTLQNRHNEILDEIMSAQMGKTHSVYFEELRADGMVGGRSFSNFSVMVKGSEELLGTTRDVIITQPKRMALIGELV, encoded by the coding sequence TTGAAAGAAAATTTAAAAGAGAAACTTCTTTATATACAAACTCTTGGCTGTGCGATGAATGTTCGTGACTCAGAACATATCATCGCCGAGCTTAAAGATGAAAACTATAAATTAACTGATGATATTACCCAAGCTGATCTTATACTTATAAATACTTGCTCGGTTAGAGAAAAACCAGTTCATAAACTTTTTAGTGAGATAGGAGGCTTTGAGAAAAATAAAAAAGTCGGTGCTAAGATAGGCGTTTTGGGATGTACTGCAAGCCACCTTGGAAAAGATATAATAAAAAGAGCACCATATGTTGATTTTGTGCTTGGTGCAAGAAATACTTCAAAGATAAAACAGGCTTTAAAAACTACAAAATTTGTAAGTACAGATATAAATTACGATGATAGCGAGTATGCTTTTAAAGAGTTTAGAAGTTCGCCATATAAGGCATTTGTAAATATCACAATAGGGTGCGATAAGAAGTGTACTTACTGTATAGTTCCACAAACTAGAGGCGATGAGATTTCAATTCCTCTAAATTTAATCCTTGCTGAGGTTGAAAAAGCAGCAAAAAACGGCGCAAAAGAGATATTTTTACTAGGTCAAAATGTAAACAACTATGGTAGAAGATTTTCAAATTCTCATGAAAAAGTCGATTTTAGTGATTTGTTAAATAGAGTAAGTGGAATTTCAGGCGTTGAAAGGATCCGCTTTACAAGCCCACATCCACTCCATATGGATGATAAATTTCTTGATACATTTGTAAATAACCCTAAAATTTGCAAATCAATGCATATGCCTTTACAAAGTGGATCTAGTGAAATTTTAAAAGCGATGAAGAGAGGCTATACAAAAGAGTGGTTTTTAGATAGGGCTTTAAAACTTAGAAAACTTTGCCCCGAAGTTAGCATAAGTACTGATATAATTGTCGCTTATCCAGGCGAGAGCGATGAGGATTTTGCCGATACGATGGATGTGATAGAACAGGTTAAATTTGAACAAATTTTCTCTTTTAAATTTAGTCCACGCCCACTTACTTTTGCTGCGAATTTAGAGATGATTGATGATGAAATAGCAAGCAAACGCCTAACAACTTTACAAAACCGTCATAATGAAATCCTAGATGAGATAATGAGTGCTCAAATGGGCAAAACTCACAGCGTTTATTTTGAAGAGCTAAGAGCTGATGGAATGGTAGGTGGCAGAAGTTTTTCAAATTTTAGTGTGATGGTAAAAGGAAGTGAAGAGCTTTTAGGAACTACAAGAGATGTCATCATAACTCAACCAAAAAGAATGGCTTTAATTGGAGAGCTTGTTTAA
- the nusA gene encoding transcription termination factor NusA, whose translation MERISDIIESMANEKGLPIEDVKERVKTAFVQTAKRIYGDEHDYEAIYDEESKKILLFQKTLIVKNDDERLDGEDSAKFISIKDAKKLDSGAEVGDALSYALDIESFGRTASLALAKELNYHIQRLLEEKIFEKYTSQVGNIVFGSVVHIDNDETTFIEFDDLRAYMPRKNRIKNEKFKVGQMVKAVIKRVYIDNRNNIKIEISRTTPKFLEALLEASVPEIADKSVIIRACARIPGRRAKVALSSISPNIDPIGSTVGVKGVRINAVSKELCGENIDAIEFSAEPTLMVSRAIAPAIINSVKIEDNKAIIHINPEQKSKAIGKDGINIRLASMLTGFEIELIETGLTNETKNSGGLESLKALFGE comes from the coding sequence GTGGAAAGAATTAGTGATATTATTGAGTCTATGGCAAATGAAAAAGGCTTGCCAATAGAAGATGTAAAAGAGCGTGTTAAAACAGCATTTGTACAAACTGCTAAGAGAATTTATGGCGATGAGCATGATTATGAAGCCATATACGATGAAGAGAGTAAGAAAATTTTGCTTTTTCAAAAAACTTTAATCGTTAAAAATGATGATGAAAGGCTTGATGGAGAAGATAGTGCTAAATTTATATCTATAAAAGATGCAAAAAAACTAGACAGTGGTGCTGAAGTAGGAGATGCTTTAAGTTATGCTTTAGATATAGAAAGCTTTGGAAGGACTGCATCTTTAGCCCTTGCTAAGGAGCTTAACTACCATATACAGCGTCTATTAGAAGAGAAAATTTTTGAAAAATACACAAGTCAAGTTGGAAATATAGTATTTGGAAGCGTTGTTCATATAGATAATGATGAGACTACTTTTATAGAATTTGATGATTTAAGAGCTTATATGCCACGAAAAAACCGTATAAAAAATGAGAAATTTAAAGTTGGTCAAATGGTAAAAGCTGTTATAAAAAGAGTATATATTGATAATAGAAACAATATAAAAATAGAAATTTCTAGAACAACACCTAAATTTTTAGAAGCACTTCTTGAGGCAAGTGTTCCTGAGATTGCTGATAAAAGCGTGATAATTAGAGCATGTGCAAGAATTCCAGGAAGAAGAGCTAAAGTCGCTCTTAGTTCAATCTCGCCAAATATTGATCCCATCGGCTCAACCGTTGGAGTAAAAGGAGTTAGGATAAATGCAGTTAGTAAAGAGCTTTGTGGTGAAAATATAGACGCTATAGAATTTTCAGCAGAACCAACTCTTATGGTTTCAAGAGCGATAGCCCCAGCGATCATAAATTCAGTCAAAATAGAAGACAATAAAGCTATCATTCACATAAATCCTGAACAAAAAAGCAAAGCCATTGGTAAAGATGGAATCAATATCCGCCTAGCTTCGATGTTAACAGGCTTTGAGATTGAACTTATTGAAACTGGTTTAACAAACGAAACTAAAAACAGCGGTGGACTTGAGAGCTTAAAAGCCCTGTTTGGTGAGTAA